Part of the Lolium rigidum isolate FL_2022 chromosome 6, APGP_CSIRO_Lrig_0.1, whole genome shotgun sequence genome, CAGGTATCAGCTGAAGTTTATCTATTGGAAGACATACACAGATAGTACAATGGAGTTCCTTATAACTTCTTTTGTGGCACTTGCTGTCATTCAACTTATGAAACATACATCTACACACCATGCTGGCAATGTTACTTGTTGATGTGCCACCAGTAAACTAAAGCTGTCAACTGTGAATTTAGGTCCTGTTAGTATATGTTATCTTTGCAATCTGAGCAAACAATTCCATCATAATATTAGCaacacctttccaactactagatGTTTCTTACTGTGCTACTTGCCTTACTTTACTGGTTGCCAATTTCGCATGCATCAAAATAGAAGAAATGGCCACATGGATATTTTAGTTTGTGTAAAGATCTTGGCAGAGTGATGTACCTTCTCTTTATCTGACTTTTTTCCTTTTAGCAAATTAAATTAAATCCTTTATGACGTTGAACAGATGTAATTATTTTGTATTGACTTCAACTTGCATTATCCTCTCTGAACTAAGCTAGAACTGTAGACTCTGTACCtcctagttttgttttgtttgcactTCGCATGCGTTTGGAGTGATGAATTTCATTTTAACAATCTGTTCTCCTAAGTCAGGTTGTAGTTGAAAAGAAGCTAATGCGTGAAAGGGAGCTGACAAGGCATGACTTAGGCCGTGACAAGTTCATATCTGAAGTAAGCACTTCTTCTCTTTAAcagatttttgttgttgttgtcctGTCTCCCATGTCCTTTTGATCATAAATCATTGAAGTGTTCAACTATCGTCTTCATACTATGAAATACTAATAATGGGTGCAACATCCGATGTAGTTATGAAAATCATATTTGACCCATGATGATGTGAGAATCGTAGTGATCTTAAATTCTTAATTTGATTCCAGTTTGGTGTATTATTTCCTGCTTATTAAACTTTTGTTACCAATCTTCTATACAGGTTCTGAAATGGAAAGATCAGTATGGTGGTACCATACTGGGTCAATTACGTAGGCTTGGGGCCACACTTGATTGGTCCCGTGAGgtaaagttcctattttctgtaGTTACGAAAATGTACATGAGTAACACATTTTTTTATACTCTTCTACCCCTTACTCTGAAATTGCAACTTTATGTTAACTTGTGCATCAGTGTTTCACAATGGATGAGCAAAGATCAAAAGCTGTAACCGAAGCTTTTGTCAGGTTGCACAAAGATGGCTTGATTTATAGGTTAGTTGCCTCTCCCTCTGTTGCGGCAAGTGTTAGTGTTTTTTACTATCACCTATATGTCATTCAATAGCCAACCAAGTTTTTTTTAACCTCCTATATATATGATTTGGTACTTTGCAGAGACTATCGCCTTGTGAATTGGGATTGCACACTTCTAACAGCAATATCTGACATTGAGGTTGATGAAGCTTATTATATTGTTGTCTACAATATCAGTTTGATTCCACACGTGACTAAGATCAACCTCTTACTTTAAAATGCTGTTTTCTCAGGTTGACCATTTAGATCTTAAAGACGAAACTATGCTGAAGGTCCCTGGTTATGGCACTCCTGTACAGTTTGGTGTGTTGATATCTTTTGCCTATCCTCTTGAAGAAGGACTCGGTGAGATCATTGTTGCAACAACAAGAATTGAAACAATGCTTGGTGATACTGCAATAGCTGTTCATCCTGAGGATAAAAGGTATAAGCATCTGCATGGAAAGCATGCAATTCACCCCTTCAATGGCCGAAAACTCAAAATAATCTGTGATGCTGTGTTAGTGGATCCCACTTTTGGTACTGGGGCTGTCAAGGTAGGTTATAATGCTAAGGACTGTCTTAATTTTTTTTCCCTAGTTGAACCTTCTGCATATGTCACCCCCTCTTAGCTTTAATTGTTGTGTGCTCGTTATGCAGATTACACCTGCTCATGATCCAAATGACTTTGAAGTTGGAAAACGACACAACCTGGAGTTCATCAATATCTTAACAGATGATGGGAAGATAAACAGCAATGGAGGTGCACAATTTGAAGGAATGCCAAGATTTGCTGCTCGGGTTGCTGTTATTGACGCACTGAAGGAAAAGGTATTACTGGTTTCATTTAGTTCACGTTTCATAAAGTTtatgatctagttttgaagaatgGTTGTTGGATTATTGTGTTGATTTAGTTTTTTTATGTGACGTCATGCAAATTTTCATTGGAATGGCAAGGACAATACATTTAAATATGGGAACTTTGTAGCGTAatattcatatttctattttcgtaAAACTTATTACAAAGAAGAAAATTGCTAATGTAAGCTATATTGATTCTTATATAAACATTTCTACTTTTGACATGGTTTTCCTTGAACTGTTTTGGTTAATTTTGTCAATGAAGCTCTCAGTACAGCGTTATTTTTTTCCAAGAAACATTTGTTTTGGTACTTTATGTATATGTTGCTTGGAGACTTCTTCAGTTACACACCATTGTGATTGGATATCCATAATAATGGCTCTCATTTCATAGAAATATAATTTACATGTCTGTAGAAACCAGTGATCAACTATTATCTTTACTTGATATTTTGTTACATTAGAGTGTTCTTTGTCTTTCTTGCCTTCCCCAATTTTATTTCATTTCAATTTGGATGTACTTGAGTAGTTCTGAATTCTGGACTAACAATGTTTTTCTCCCCTAACTAAGGGCTTGTACAAGGAAACAAAAAAGAATGAAATGAGTTTGGGCATTTGTTCAAGAACTAATGATGTAGTGGAACCTATGATAAAACCCCAATGGTTTGTTAATTGCCATACAATGGCAAAGTCAGGTCTTGATGCTGTAAGATCTGGAAAAATCGAGATTATTCCGCAACAATATGAACAAGACTGGTACAGGTATATTTTTGTCTTCTTTTGCCTAGTTGAGGAATGTGCCACCTTTGCAGATCTCCTGAAAAAGTAATGAAATATGAAGAAACATGATCCATCCACCATTGTCCCTGCAGATGGCTTGAAAATATACGCGATTGGTGTGTTTCGAGGCAACTCTGGTGGGGACATCGTGTGCCTGCGTGGTATGTGACACTAGAGGATGACCAGTTGAATGTTCTCGGATCCAACAATGACCGTTGGATAGTTGCACGAAATGAGAATGATGCGATCCTCGAGGCACAGCAAAAGTATCCAGGGAAGAAATTCCAGTTAAATCAAGACCCTGATGTGTTGGATACGTGGTTTTCATCTGGTCTTTTCCCCTTGACAGTCCTTGGTTGGCCTGATGATACGGCTGATCTTCGTGCTTTCTACCCTGGTTCAGTACTTGAAACTGGacttgatattctcttcttctgggtGGCACGAATGGTGATGCTGGGCATGCAACTTTGTGGCGATGTGCCATTTCAGAAGGTAAACTGACAAATGCTATTTCTGACAATTAAACTGTATTTCTACAGTTGTGGTGGTCCAATGTACATATGTCATTCATGCTGCATACTATTTAGCCAATTGCTATCTCTGCCTTCGATAGTTCTATGTCCCCTTCATGCCTCAACATGGCGAAACTGTGCTTTAGTGTAACAGTACTACTCCATCtgattcaaattaattgactccactttatctagatacggatgtatctagtcaacaaatgcatctaggtacatccatatctagacaaagtggaGTCAATTAATTACTAAATTCAAATCTCAAATGTTCACAATTGAAGCaatctattttatatttgaacacaCGAATGCTATAAACAGTAAGCAAAAAAATGAGGTTACTCCATAGGCATCATTGTTTGAAAAAATTATGCACTATATACTCTCCAGATATTTGTTGAATGGATTAATGAAGCAGGCCATTTTGCACTGTTTGCTGTTCTGCCATCTGTCTGTACTGGTCATTCTAGATTTGTTCTGATTGAACTCTGTAGCTTATAAAAAATTTAACATATGTCTGCTCAAAGCGATCTACTACCTTTTATCTTGGCAATATGAGTATGGATTTGCTAAACAAGGTTACCTTAATGAGTAATTGTTTAACAGATATAGTGCACTATAAGTTAATGGACTAAGAAACTAATCCATGTTGAGTTATAATGTAATTTTAAGGTACTTTTGTTGTCATCATCATCCTTTGACAGGGGGTACTGTATGCTTGGACTATCATGTAGTATTAAATGCATGAACTCATCAGCATTACCTTCTCTTTCTGAAATTACTTACCTAAACAAACCTAGTTGAGCTTCAGTTCAGTTTTAAACTTTCCTAGATTACATGGGGAAATCTATTTGAATATATGCCTTTGTTATCTTGCGTCCTGAGTCATGATTGCACCCTCTTTCGTAGGTGTATTTGCATCCTATGATCCGTGATGCACATGGCCGCAAAATGTCCAAGTCACTTGGTAACGTCGTTGACCCCCTCGATGTGataaacggtgcgacgcttgaagAGCTCCTGAAACGTTTGGATGAAGGCAATCTGGATCCAAATGAATTAATTATTGCAAGAGAAGGGAAGATAAAAGATTTTCCCGATGGCATTCCTGAATGTGGCACTGATGCACTGCGTTTTGCACTGATTTCTTACACTTCTCAGGTTATAGTCACACCCATTTGAGTTTCTGTCATATTAAGTTTCTGGTTCATCTTTTTATAGAGGGTCTCTTGTTTTGCAGTCTGACAGGATAAATCTGGATATCAAGAGGGTTGTTGGATATCGCCAATGGTGCAATAAATTGTGGAATGCCATTCGATTTGCAATGGGCAAGCTTGGTGATAATTACACTCCACCAGCAACTATTGTTGTGTCAGCAATGCCTCCAATCTGCAAATGGATACTCTCAGTACTTAATAAGGCTATTGGCAAGACTGTAACCTCATTAGAAGCATACAAGTTCTCTGATGCAACATCTGCTATATACTCATGGTGGCAGTACCAGCTATGTGATGTATTTATAGAAGCTGTAAAACCTTACTTCTTCAATGACTCTCAAGAGTTCGATTCAGCAAGAGCTGCTTGTAGAGATGCCCTATGGGTTTGCCTTGACACTGGTTTGCGCCTGCTCCACCCGTTCATGCCTTATGTAACAGAAGAACTCTGGCAGCGTCTTCCTCAACCGAAAGACTCTGGCAGGAAAAGTTCCATTATGATAACAGAATATCCGTCTGTTGTTAAGGTAAATATTCATTTCTTAAGGAAGATTGTAAATACAGACAACTTCACACTCTACCAATTTACCAGTGGTAAACTATTGTTTCTATGACAGGAATGGGCAGATGATAAACTTGAAAGTCAAATTGATATTGTCTTGGATACTGTAAACAAACTAAGATCCCTGAAGCCATCAACAGATACAAATGAGAGGTGTGTATAATATGGTCATATAACTGGGCTTCTGTCTTTATTCTCTTACTATGCGTGATACTCCTGCCGTTCCCTAATGCAAGACGTTTTAATTTAGCTtgctaaaacgtcttatattatgAAACAGAGGAAGTATATGTCTGCTTCGTCCTTCTTGTTCTGCAGCTTGCTTGCGAAACAACATCTTAATCCTCATCTTTCTCATGAACAGGCGTCCTGCTTTTGCACTTTGCCGAGGACAAGATATTGCTGCCACTGTTCAATGCTATCAATCTCTAGCTGTGTCTCTTTCTTCTGTATCATCGCTCAAGGTTTTTGCCTTCCTAATTTAGTTTTATTAGTATCTTTTTTTGTTAGTGACATGTCAGGACATTTTTTTCATACACCCTGCAATCAGTTTCTCCTTTACGGATTAGTTAAATTTATGCTGAAACCATATATTATCTCAACTAACTTGGCTATTGCTGATAATCAGTTCATGTAGTTGACTTCAGCCTTTTCATGTGTTGTACAAAAAGCACTGATGTTTTGTTGGAAAATTTCAGATCCT contains:
- the LOC124660303 gene encoding valine--tRNA ligase, mitochondrial 1-like, translated to MEKQLDDKELELERERKQKKEQKAREKEEKKLKAKQKETARLQAQATSGGPKKSEKKQKKKGAEDENPEDFVDPDTPSGEKKSLAPQMAKQYTPSAVEKSWYSWWESAGYFGADPESTKPPFVIVLPPPNVTGALHIGHALTVAIEDAMIRWRRMSGYNALWVPGVDHAGIATQVVVEKKLMRERELTRHDLGRDKFISEVLKWKDQYGGTILGQLRRLGATLDWSRECFTMDEQRSKAVTEAFVRLHKDGLIYRDYRLVNWDCTLLTAISDIEVDHLDLKDETMLKVPGYGTPVQFGVLISFAYPLEEGLGEIIVATTRIETMLGDTAIAVHPEDKRYKHLHGKHAIHPFNGRKLKIICDAVLVDPTFGTGAVKITPAHDPNDFEVGKRHNLEFINILTDDGKINSNGGAQFEGMPRFAARVAVIDALKEKGLYKETKKNEMSLGICSRTNDVVEPMIKPQWFVNCHTMAKSGLDAVRSGKIEIIPQQYEQDWYRWLENIRDWCVSRQLWWGHRVPAWYVTLEDDQLNVLGSNNDRWIVARNENDAILEAQQKYPGKKFQLNQDPDVLDTWFSSGLFPLTVLGWPDDTADLRAFYPGSVLETGLDILFFWVARMVMLGMQLCGDVPFQKVYLHPMIRDAHGRKMSKSLGNVVDPLDVINGATLEELLKRLDEGNLDPNELIIAREGKIKDFPDGIPECGTDALRFALISYTSQSDRINLDIKRVVGYRQWCNKLWNAIRFAMGKLGDNYTPPATIVVSAMPPICKWILSVLNKAIGKTVTSLEAYKFSDATSAIYSWWQYQLCDVFIEAVKPYFFNDSQEFDSARAACRDALWVCLDTGLRLLHPFMPYVTEELWQRLPQPKDSGRKSSIMITEYPSVVKEWADDKLESQIDIVLDTVNKLRSLKPSTDTNERRPAFALCRGQDIAATVQCYQSLAVSLSSVSSLKILTESDETPPDCSTAVVNKDLTVYLQLQGALNAEVELEKLRKKRDEIQKLQHALSQKMDASGYREKAPPSVQEEDMRKLTAFLEQLQVISEAEKKLDA